The following coding sequences lie in one Candidatus Poribacteria bacterium genomic window:
- a CDS encoding TRAP transporter fused permease subunit yields the protein MTQTETQDAVGFETLQRIELEKAYTWIFELGAVALVLYYIYSAGFGSASEQYHLGPYLLLTFALIGIVYRCRKGSPASRPSLLDFLLIVGSIFAIGYWIVEYPNLANRAGNYSQLDIFVGAVAIVISFEVSRRTVGWALPIIAIIGILYALFGRSLPDAIAHRGFPLRRIIEYCFFSQAGVFGIMANVMATYVILFIFFGAFLEKSGVGQFFINLPMSIAGRSIGGAAKVSVMTSGFFGSVAGSAIANTVATGTFTIPLMKRTGFRPHIAGAVEASASVGGQFLPPVMGAGAFLMAERTGLPYSKIALLSIVPAALYFLSVWVMVHFEAKKQGLERIPDAEIPKLLPLLKSGWYYLLPLLTLVGILIAGYTAYKAAFFAILVTIAVSYFRPETRLTPKRTWEAMVTGAKNSLAIGGAVATIGIIVAVIDLTGLGRIFPDLVLSVAGTNKAIAILFLAAASLVLGMGIPVTAAYLITSELAVPILTTPEMGIPIIAAHLIIFWLSQDSNITPPVALGAYAGAAIARADPWQTGWACFKFSKLLYIMPLLFAYTHILFTGGTPVEYTLSVVSAVVGTVIFSIVTMGFFLRKTHWYEWILLALAAFLAYVYNIWTFIIAIGLVTVVYILQKRSES from the coding sequence ATGACACAAACCGAAACGCAAGACGCCGTTGGCTTTGAAACCCTGCAGCGGATTGAATTAGAAAAAGCATACACATGGATTTTTGAACTCGGGGCAGTCGCTCTCGTTCTTTATTATATCTATAGCGCAGGCTTCGGCAGTGCCAGTGAGCAATATCATCTTGGTCCTTACCTCCTACTAACCTTCGCACTTATCGGTATCGTTTACCGATGCCGGAAGGGTTCTCCAGCATCTCGACCCTCTTTATTGGATTTCCTGCTCATCGTAGGTAGTATCTTTGCCATCGGCTATTGGATTGTGGAGTATCCGAACCTCGCAAATCGTGCCGGTAATTATAGCCAGCTTGATATTTTCGTAGGCGCGGTTGCGATCGTGATTAGTTTTGAGGTAAGTCGTCGAACGGTCGGTTGGGCACTGCCCATCATCGCTATAATCGGCATCCTATATGCGCTTTTCGGACGCTCTTTGCCGGATGCCATCGCGCATCGCGGGTTCCCACTCCGCCGGATTATCGAATACTGCTTTTTCAGCCAAGCCGGTGTCTTCGGTATCATGGCAAACGTGATGGCGACGTACGTGATTCTCTTTATTTTCTTCGGGGCATTTCTGGAGAAATCGGGGGTCGGGCAATTCTTTATCAATCTACCGATGTCAATAGCCGGACGTTCAATAGGCGGAGCCGCAAAAGTTTCGGTCATGACGTCCGGTTTTTTTGGCTCCGTCGCGGGAAGTGCAATTGCGAACACGGTCGCTACCGGGACGTTCACGATACCGTTGATGAAACGGACCGGCTTCCGTCCGCACATCGCTGGAGCAGTCGAGGCTTCCGCCTCCGTCGGTGGGCAATTCCTACCTCCCGTGATGGGAGCAGGGGCGTTTTTGATGGCGGAACGGACAGGGCTCCCGTATAGTAAAATTGCCCTCCTCTCCATCGTGCCAGCAGCTCTCTACTTCCTCTCCGTCTGGGTGATGGTACACTTTGAAGCGAAAAAGCAGGGACTCGAACGGATACCGGACGCAGAAATTCCGAAACTTTTACCCCTTCTTAAAAGCGGTTGGTATTACTTACTACCGTTGCTGACGCTTGTGGGCATCTTAATCGCTGGCTATACCGCTTACAAGGCGGCATTCTTTGCGATTCTCGTCACGATTGCGGTGAGTTATTTCCGCCCAGAAACACGACTCACACCGAAACGTACCTGGGAAGCGATGGTAACAGGCGCGAAGAATTCACTCGCTATTGGCGGTGCGGTTGCTACTATCGGTATTATCGTTGCTGTCATAGATTTGACGGGTTTAGGAAGGATATTCCCGGATTTAGTGTTGTCGGTTGCCGGAACCAACAAAGCCATCGCGATTCTATTTCTCGCGGCGGCATCTTTAGTTCTGGGGATGGGGATTCCTGTGACCGCTGCCTACCTGATTACCTCTGAACTCGCTGTGCCGATCCTGACGACTCCTGAGATGGGCATACCCATTATTGCCGCGCACCTCATTATCTTCTGGCTGAGTCAAGATTCCAACATCACACCCCCGGTCGCCTTGGGAGCCTACGCGGGTGCCGCGATCGCCCGTGCCGATCCGTGGCAGACGGGATGGGCATGCTTCAAGTTTTCCAAATTGCTCTATATCATGCCGCTGCTGTTTGCGTATACGCACATCTTGTTCACAGGGGGGACACCGGTTGAATACACACTCTCCGTGGTATCGGCTGTGGTCGGCACAGTTATCTTCTCCATTGTAACGATGGGCTTTTTCCTCCGCAAGACGCATTGGTATGAGTGGATTTTGCTTGCACTCGCGGCGTTCCTCGCTTATGTCTATAACATCTGGACCTTCATTATCGCTATAGGCCTTGTTACGGTTGTGTACATCCTTCAGAAACGCTCAGAATCGTAG
- a CDS encoding tetratricopeptide repeat protein, with product MFKVLNKSIFFFLISLPLLFSGFTAIAEEPPLSLGKHLFAQGNYDAAITEYKRFLYFHPEDERIAEMYYNIGLAYRAQGVWTEAVTALRTATYLTTKSEAKSEYQLELAVTLIAAQDYDLARLELVKVTMRTLPTQLYRRSLFLQAVASLYQFRWEDARESLRNYTTDARLEMLFEEATDIPLKSANVARVLSTIFPGAGQVYAGDWSGGLNALLLNGVLGFLAVDMILDEYYVDAALWGVFIFWRYYRGNTFRAGQAAERFNEQKSRETADAILQRLQEIVGMP from the coding sequence CTCCCTTATCCCTCGGCAAACATCTCTTCGCGCAGGGCAACTACGATGCCGCGATTACCGAATATAAACGTTTTCTCTACTTCCATCCAGAAGATGAACGTATTGCGGAGATGTATTACAACATCGGACTTGCCTATAGAGCGCAGGGAGTGTGGACAGAGGCAGTTACTGCCTTGCGGACGGCGACATATCTCACTACAAAGAGCGAAGCGAAATCAGAATACCAGCTGGAACTCGCCGTGACGCTGATTGCGGCGCAGGACTACGATCTGGCTCGGTTAGAGTTGGTTAAGGTGACGATGCGAACCCTTCCCACGCAGTTATACCGACGCTCACTTTTCTTGCAAGCCGTTGCGTCCCTCTATCAGTTTCGATGGGAGGATGCCCGCGAATCACTACGAAACTATACAACCGATGCAAGGCTGGAGATGCTCTTTGAGGAGGCTACTGATATACCCCTGAAATCTGCGAATGTCGCACGGGTATTGTCAACAATCTTTCCCGGTGCGGGACAGGTGTATGCAGGCGATTGGAGCGGTGGGTTAAACGCTCTGCTGCTGAATGGGGTGCTCGGGTTTCTCGCTGTTGATATGATATTAGATGAATATTATGTAGATGCGGCGTTGTGGGGGGTGTTCATCTTCTGGCGTTACTACCGAGGTAACACCTTTCGTGCGGGGCAAGCCGCTGAGCGATTCAACGAGCAGAAATCTCGCGAAACCGCCGATGCCATCTTGCAGCGACTCCAAGAAATTGTTGGCATGCCTTGA